Proteins co-encoded in one Armatimonadota bacterium genomic window:
- a CDS encoding ABC transporter permease, translating to MTRYLAGRLFHMVLVLCGISVVVFVMLKLTPGDPAATLLGVQATPEELARVRRAMGLDRPWIVQFGLWLGRVLQGDLGVSYISRKPVAELILTRFPVTLELTLVAMLVAAAIGIPAGVISASRRYTGLDYSITSLALFGVSMPSFWFGILLILLFSLSLGWLPASGYAPVARGLGEHLRHLAMPALSLGLFLAGSLARFTRSSMVETLAQDFIRTGRAKGLAERVVVYKHALKNALIPTVTVLGLQFGFLMGGAVIIEQVFAYPGVGWLVLIAVSQRDYPVVQGVVLVVAAVFALANLLVDVAYTWLNPKIRYGG from the coding sequence GTGACTCGTTACCTGGCCGGCCGTCTCTTCCACATGGTCCTGGTGCTGTGCGGGATCTCGGTGGTGGTCTTCGTCATGTTGAAGCTCACCCCGGGCGATCCCGCGGCCACGCTGCTGGGCGTGCAGGCCACGCCGGAAGAACTGGCCCGCGTGCGCCGCGCCATGGGCCTGGACCGGCCGTGGATCGTGCAGTTCGGCCTGTGGCTGGGCCGGGTGCTCCAGGGCGACCTGGGGGTCTCGTACATCAGCCGCAAGCCCGTCGCCGAGCTGATCCTCACCCGGTTCCCCGTCACGCTGGAGCTGACGCTGGTGGCCATGCTGGTGGCCGCCGCGATCGGCATCCCCGCCGGTGTGATCTCGGCCAGCCGGCGGTACACGGGCCTGGACTACTCCATCACCTCGCTGGCGCTGTTCGGCGTCAGCATGCCGTCGTTCTGGTTCGGGATCCTGCTCATCCTCCTCTTCTCCCTCTCCCTGGGCTGGCTGCCCGCGTCGGGCTACGCGCCGGTGGCCCGCGGGCTGGGCGAGCACCTGCGGCACCTGGCGATGCCCGCGCTCTCGCTGGGCCTGTTCCTCGCAGGGAGCCTGGCGCGCTTCACGCGGTCGTCGATGGTGGAGACGCTGGCCCAGGACTTCATCCGCACGGGCCGCGCCAAGGGGCTCGCGGAGCGCGTCGTGGTCTACAAGCACGCGTTGAAGAACGCCCTCATCCCCACCGTCACGGTGCTGGGCCTGCAGTTCGGCTTCCTCATGGGCGGCGCGGTGATCATCGAGCAGGTCTTCGCCTACCCCGGGGTCGGCTGGCTGGTGCTCATCGCCGTCTCGCAGCGCGACTACCCCGTGGTGCAGGGGGTGGTGTTGGTGGTGGCCGCCGTCTTCGCGCTGGCCAACCTGCTGGTGGACGTCGCCTACACCTGGCTTAACCCGAAGATCCGCTATGGTGGGTAA
- a CDS encoding ABC transporter substrate-binding protein yields the protein MSQVDRLAVDFWTGRLSRRAFLARAAALGLSAGFVADVLAGRLPPAAAGAVEPRRGGTLRVALDGEIDTIDPHKSVTIVGFQVYTQIYEGLVRANPTLDGMVPLLAERWEQPNPTTYVFHLRRGVRFHNGKEFKAEDVVFTFERVMDQRFASPRRPDFLPVKALEVVNDYTVRFVMSAPFSPFISKLETLRIVPKLPGHDFARQPIGTGPFQFVEWVSGQHITLRRNNAYWQESLPYLAGVQFRPIPEPATRVVALRTGDVDVLNAVPLKDVSTLERDPKIKVYRQMGVVRDHLGFHMQRPPFQNNPNLRLALAWAVDRKTIVDDILFGHAKPAMVPIPESHWAFNPKVRGAHGYDLDRARRYLAEANPRPSEISVKVSPTYPDQIKMAELLQASLAQLGIRLNIVQLEWSTWIREVVSQGNYEAEIVLISGGIDPDDFFYQWLKSGQVFNIWRYADPRMDELLDRARLATSQRERQALYHQIQEKLVADAPMTHIVYRESVMPVTADLRDFVMTGRYDMDFRRVWLAR from the coding sequence ATGTCGCAGGTCGATCGGCTCGCTGTGGATTTCTGGACGGGCAGGCTGTCGCGCCGCGCGTTCCTGGCCCGGGCCGCGGCCCTGGGCCTGTCGGCCGGATTCGTGGCCGACGTGCTGGCCGGACGCCTGCCACCCGCCGCGGCGGGGGCCGTCGAGCCCCGGCGCGGCGGCACGCTGCGCGTGGCGCTCGACGGCGAGATCGATACGATCGATCCGCACAAGTCGGTCACCATCGTGGGCTTCCAGGTCTACACGCAGATCTACGAAGGGCTGGTGCGGGCCAACCCGACGCTGGACGGCATGGTCCCGCTGCTGGCCGAACGCTGGGAGCAGCCCAACCCGACCACGTACGTCTTCCACCTGCGCCGGGGCGTGCGCTTCCACAACGGCAAGGAGTTCAAGGCCGAGGACGTGGTGTTCACCTTCGAGCGGGTGATGGACCAGCGGTTTGCCTCGCCGCGCCGGCCCGACTTCCTGCCGGTGAAGGCCCTCGAGGTGGTGAACGACTACACGGTGCGCTTCGTGATGTCGGCGCCGTTCTCGCCGTTCATCTCCAAGCTGGAGACCCTGCGCATCGTGCCGAAGCTCCCGGGGCACGACTTCGCCCGCCAGCCCATCGGCACCGGCCCGTTCCAGTTCGTCGAGTGGGTCTCGGGCCAGCACATCACGCTGCGGCGCAACAACGCCTACTGGCAGGAGAGCCTGCCCTACCTGGCCGGCGTGCAGTTCCGGCCCATCCCCGAGCCCGCCACGCGGGTGGTGGCGCTGCGCACCGGCGACGTGGACGTCCTGAACGCGGTGCCGCTCAAGGACGTCAGCACGCTGGAGCGCGACCCGAAGATCAAGGTCTATCGGCAGATGGGCGTGGTCCGCGACCACCTGGGGTTCCACATGCAGCGGCCGCCGTTCCAGAACAACCCCAACCTGCGCCTGGCCCTGGCCTGGGCCGTCGACCGCAAGACCATCGTGGACGACATCCTGTTCGGTCATGCCAAGCCCGCCATGGTGCCCATCCCCGAGAGCCACTGGGCCTTCAACCCCAAGGTGCGGGGAGCCCACGGCTACGACCTGGACCGGGCGCGGCGCTATCTGGCCGAGGCCAACCCCCGGCCCAGCGAGATCAGCGTCAAGGTCTCGCCCACCTACCCCGACCAGATCAAGATGGCCGAGCTGTTGCAGGCTTCGCTGGCGCAGCTGGGCATCCGGCTCAACATCGTCCAGCTCGAATGGTCGACCTGGATCCGCGAGGTGGTCTCGCAGGGGAACTACGAAGCGGAGATCGTGTTGATCTCGGGGGGCATCGACCCCGACGACTTCTTCTACCAGTGGCTGAAGTCGGGCCAGGTGTTCAACATCTGGCGCTACGCGGACCCGCGCATGGACGAACTGCTGGATCGGGCCCGCCTGGCCACCAGCCAGCGCGAGCGGCAGGCGCTCTACCACCAGATCCAGGAGAAGCTGGTGGCCGACGCGCCCATGACCCACATCGTCTACCGCGAGTCGGTGATGCCGGTGACCGCCGACCTGCGGGACTTCGTCATGACCGGACGCTACGACATGGACTTCCGGCGCGTGTGGTTGGCCCGCTGA
- a CDS encoding uroporphyrinogen decarboxylase family protein produces MTKRERVYAAIDGKPVDRPPVALWRHFPQEDHKPDLLAQAHVAFFTTYDWDFLKITPASSFYGDDWGLRSVYRPNREGVRHYTDRPIKKETDWPKLKRLDVTAGAHGRELQTIRLIRKALPDEIVLASVFSPLTIARSLAGETALLRYLRETPDEMHEGLDIIAEATSRFAEECLAAGADGIFFATQCASTAYMTIEEYEEFGRPYDLRVLDAARHAEIILLHIHGERIMFEQLTDYPVNVINWHDRKTHPSLAEARELYSGTLAGGVDSMETIGGASPEKVIAEVRDAIAQTKGHRHIVTAGCVIPIDAPDANLRAVRQAVEVVQA; encoded by the coding sequence GTGACGAAGCGCGAACGGGTGTACGCCGCGATCGACGGGAAGCCGGTCGACCGCCCCCCCGTGGCGCTGTGGCGGCACTTCCCGCAGGAGGACCACAAGCCGGACCTGCTGGCCCAGGCCCACGTGGCCTTCTTCACCACCTACGACTGGGACTTCCTGAAGATCACACCGGCCTCGTCCTTCTACGGTGACGACTGGGGGCTGCGGTCGGTCTACCGCCCCAACCGCGAGGGCGTGCGCCACTACACCGACCGGCCCATCAAGAAGGAGACCGACTGGCCCAAACTCAAGCGGCTCGACGTCACCGCCGGCGCCCACGGCCGCGAGCTGCAGACGATCCGGCTGATCCGCAAGGCCCTGCCCGACGAGATCGTGCTGGCGTCGGTGTTCAGCCCGCTGACCATCGCCCGCAGCCTGGCCGGCGAGACCGCCCTGCTGCGCTACCTGCGCGAGACGCCCGACGAGATGCACGAGGGCCTCGACATCATCGCCGAGGCCACAAGCCGTTTCGCCGAGGAGTGCCTGGCCGCCGGGGCCGACGGCATCTTCTTCGCCACCCAGTGCGCCTCGACGGCCTACATGACCATCGAGGAGTACGAGGAGTTCGGGCGCCCCTACGACCTGCGGGTGCTGGACGCGGCGCGCCACGCCGAGATCATCCTGCTCCACATCCACGGCGAGCGCATCATGTTCGAGCAGCTCACCGACTACCCCGTGAACGTCATCAACTGGCACGACCGCAAGACGCACCCCAGCCTGGCCGAAGCACGCGAGCTCTACTCCGGCACCCTCGCCGGCGGGGTGGACAGCATGGAGACCATCGGCGGCGCCTCCCCGGAGAAGGTCATCGCCGAGGTGCGGGACGCCATCGCCCAGACCAAAGGGCATCGCCACATCGTCACCGCCGGGTGCGTGATCCCCATCGACGCGCCCGACGCCAACCTGCGGGCGGTGCGTCAGGCCGTGGAGGTCGTGCAGGCGTAG
- a CDS encoding threonine/serine dehydratase: protein MTDLRPPTFADVLDARRVIAPHLRRTPVVTSPLLDRVLGCQAFVKCENVNPTRAFKVRGGINLIARLTDEERRRGVIASSTGNHGQSVAYAARLFGVPATIGVPRNANPVKLAAMRDLGARVVEVGRDFDEAREWVERTAIAEGYRYIHSANEPLLIAGVATISLELLEDVPDLEVVVVPVGAGSGACGHCIVAKTLNPRIEVIGVQAAGAPAVARSWRERRMIPTAEVATKAEGLASRVPFELTLRILWERLDDMVLVTDEEMEEGIRILLETTRQVAEHAGAAPVAAARRLRDRLAGRKVGLILSGANITMEALRAILAQASDGARVP from the coding sequence GTGACGGACCTGCGCCCCCCGACATTCGCCGATGTGCTCGACGCCCGCCGGGTCATCGCGCCGCACCTGCGGCGCACCCCGGTGGTCACCTCGCCGCTGCTGGACCGGGTGTTGGGCTGCCAGGCCTTCGTCAAGTGCGAGAACGTCAACCCCACGCGCGCCTTCAAGGTCCGGGGCGGCATCAACCTGATCGCACGCCTGACGGACGAGGAGCGGCGGCGCGGCGTGATCGCCTCGTCCACGGGCAACCACGGGCAGTCGGTGGCCTACGCGGCGCGGCTGTTCGGCGTGCCCGCCACCATCGGGGTGCCGCGCAACGCCAACCCCGTCAAGCTGGCGGCGATGCGCGATCTGGGCGCCCGGGTCGTCGAGGTCGGGCGCGACTTCGACGAGGCTCGCGAGTGGGTCGAGCGCACTGCCATCGCCGAAGGCTATCGCTACATCCACTCGGCCAACGAACCCCTGCTGATTGCCGGCGTGGCCACCATCAGCCTGGAGCTCCTGGAAGACGTGCCCGACCTGGAGGTCGTCGTCGTCCCAGTGGGCGCGGGCTCGGGCGCCTGCGGCCACTGCATCGTCGCCAAGACCCTGAACCCCCGGATCGAGGTGATCGGCGTGCAGGCCGCCGGCGCGCCCGCCGTGGCCCGGTCGTGGCGGGAGCGCCGGATGATCCCGACCGCCGAGGTCGCCACGAAGGCCGAGGGCCTGGCGAGCCGCGTGCCCTTCGAGCTGACGCTGCGGATCCTGTGGGAGCGCCTGGACGACATGGTCCTGGTGACCGACGAGGAGATGGAGGAGGGGATTCGAATTCTCCTCGAAACGACCCGCCAGGTGGCCGAGCACGCCGGCGCGGCGCCCGTCGCGGCCGCCAGGCGCCTGCGGGATCGCCTCGCTGGCCGGAAGGTCGGGCTGATTCTCAGTGGCGCGAACATCACCATGGAGGCGCTGCGCGCGATCCTCGCCCAGGCGTCGGACGGGGCGCGGGTGCCGTGA
- a CDS encoding histidine phosphatase family protein, whose product MAALGLRPVRTRLVLLCRGPVDWAQAGGEDPLLSASGLAAVEEAAARLPAFAQIVASAQRAARETAEVLAAIRGVPVAWRDDLDELRAAMPITDAAAYAAWIDDLFAGAAGGGESLVDGAQRLTYAFMGIGDRFHGRSTLVVSHPAVLAAFWAAQRGRQPVREDVLGMPDLGTAVVDYVEGRFYLVEDFPVRRDA is encoded by the coding sequence GTGGCCGCGCTCGGCCTGCGTCCCGTCCGCACGCGCCTGGTCCTCCTCTGCCGGGGCCCGGTCGACTGGGCCCAGGCGGGCGGGGAGGACCCGCTCCTGTCCGCGAGCGGGCTGGCCGCCGTCGAGGAAGCGGCCGCCAGGCTGCCGGCGTTCGCCCAGATCGTCGCCAGCGCGCAACGCGCGGCCCGGGAGACGGCCGAGGTCCTCGCGGCCATCCGCGGCGTGCCGGTGGCGTGGCGCGACGACCTCGACGAGCTGCGGGCCGCCATGCCCATCACGGACGCGGCGGCCTACGCTGCGTGGATTGACGACCTGTTCGCCGGCGCCGCCGGCGGCGGTGAGTCGCTCGTCGACGGCGCGCAGCGGTTGACCTACGCGTTTATGGGCATCGGCGACCGGTTCCACGGCCGGTCCACCCTGGTGGTCAGCCACCCGGCGGTGCTGGCGGCGTTTTGGGCCGCGCAGCGGGGCCGCCAGCCCGTCCGCGAGGACGTGCTGGGCATGCCCGACCTGGGCACGGCCGTGGTGGACTACGTGGAGGGCCGGTTCTACCTGGTGGAGGACTTTCCCGTGCGACGGGACGCCTGA
- a CDS encoding GNAT family N-acetyltransferase → MATTRARPDVMPLDCEIRPATARDVPEIVALWGELAHHHAGLDPAFAPSATWQDEYRYFLRSLLGRDDALAVVAVRDARVVGYAVGRLTLLPGFFAERRRGYIHDVVTRPAYRRRGVGRRLVEALLDWMAQAGVATVELTVAVRNTEAIGFWERLGFTPYMLHYRRALR, encoded by the coding sequence ATGGCCACCACCCGCGCGCGCCCCGACGTGATGCCACTCGACTGCGAGATCCGCCCGGCGACCGCCCGCGACGTGCCCGAGATCGTGGCGCTGTGGGGCGAGCTGGCGCACCACCATGCCGGCCTCGACCCGGCCTTCGCGCCGTCGGCCACCTGGCAGGACGAGTATCGCTACTTCCTCCGGTCGCTGCTGGGGCGCGACGACGCGCTGGCGGTCGTCGCCGTCCGCGACGCGCGCGTGGTCGGGTACGCGGTGGGGCGCCTGACGCTGCTGCCGGGATTCTTCGCGGAGCGGCGCCGCGGCTACATCCACGACGTGGTCACACGCCCGGCGTACCGGCGCCGCGGCGTCGGCCGGCGCCTGGTCGAAGCGCTGCTCGACTGGATGGCGCAGGCCGGCGTCGCCACCGTGGAGCTCACGGTGGCCGTGCGCAACACCGAGGCGATCGGGTTCTGGGAACGCCTGGGGTTTACGCCCTACATGCTACACTACAGGCGCGCTCTGCGCTGA
- a CDS encoding inositol monophosphatase family protein: MVLPPNASVTLQRALQIAREAADLVMRILPEPAAAKQVRLKGPADLVTRADREAESLIARRLREAFPDHRVLGEEAAGRDDAGQARTDAAASPRWLIDPIDGTTNFAHGVPWFAISLGLEVAGQVQCGVVAVPPLHEFYVAERGRGAYLLQRNRAPLRLAVSEIADLTQALVATGLPGEPARSQCLTAIPEVMRHAQEVRIMGAAAIHLALVAAGRLEAFWEPGLHPWDVAAGVLLVEEAGGRVTDLQGRALRGPDGDVLASNGRVHDALLAVLGGRPREEPGQG, translated from the coding sequence GTGGTACTGCCACCCAACGCCTCCGTCACCCTCCAGCGGGCACTGCAGATCGCCAGGGAAGCAGCCGATCTGGTGATGCGCATCCTGCCCGAACCGGCCGCGGCCAAACAGGTGCGGCTGAAGGGCCCCGCCGACCTGGTGACGCGGGCCGACCGCGAGGCCGAATCGCTCATTGCGCGCAGGCTGCGCGAGGCGTTTCCCGACCATCGGGTGCTGGGCGAGGAAGCCGCAGGCCGCGACGACGCGGGGCAGGCGCGCACGGACGCAGCGGCGTCGCCCCGCTGGCTGATCGACCCCATCGACGGCACGACCAACTTCGCGCACGGCGTGCCCTGGTTTGCGATCTCGCTGGGCCTGGAGGTTGCCGGTCAGGTGCAGTGCGGCGTGGTCGCCGTGCCGCCGCTGCACGAGTTCTACGTGGCCGAGCGCGGGCGTGGTGCCTACTTGCTCCAGCGGAATCGCGCGCCGCTCCGCCTGGCCGTCTCAGAGATCGCCGACCTGACGCAGGCGCTGGTGGCGACCGGGCTGCCGGGCGAACCGGCCCGGAGCCAGTGCCTGACCGCCATCCCCGAGGTCATGCGGCACGCCCAGGAGGTGCGCATCATGGGCGCAGCGGCCATTCACCTGGCGCTGGTGGCGGCGGGGCGCCTCGAGGCGTTCTGGGAACCCGGCCTGCACCCGTGGGACGTGGCCGCAGGTGTGCTGCTGGTGGAGGAAGCGGGGGGCCGCGTGACCGACCTGCAGGGGCGCGCCCTGCGCGGTCCGGACGGCGACGTCCTGGCCAGCAACGGCCGAGTCCACGACGCCCTGCTGGCGGTGCTCGGTGGGCGGCCCCGCGAGGAGCCTGGCCAGGGCTGA
- a CDS encoding dihydrodipicolinate synthase family protein: MFDRTRLHGIIVPVVTPFEEDGCTVSERGVHQLVDFLVAQGIHGIFVAGTTGEAAALDDLQWRRLVGAASQALRERLPLLAGVIAPTTALAVARARLAADLGADVVVATTPYYYLPSERELVAHFRAIVDATPLPVLLYNIPQNTKVPITLAACQELAAHPQVVGLKDSAGDVTAFRNAVLALRAGGRDFRMLLGTDHLTDVAVLIGAQGTVPSLGNVAGRDLVAAYEAAVAGDWARSRRHQERAAALARLYDVRNEVPQTGIIVGLKCALTLLGVAAGPPAPPVRPPSDDETRAVESILREAGLLR, encoded by the coding sequence GTGTTCGACAGGACGCGACTGCACGGCATCATCGTCCCCGTGGTGACGCCCTTCGAGGAGGACGGCTGCACCGTCAGCGAGCGCGGGGTGCACCAGCTGGTGGACTTCCTCGTGGCCCAGGGAATCCATGGGATCTTCGTGGCCGGTACCACCGGGGAGGCAGCTGCCCTCGACGACCTCCAGTGGCGTCGCCTGGTGGGGGCTGCCAGCCAGGCCCTGCGGGAACGGCTCCCGCTGCTGGCAGGCGTCATCGCGCCGACCACGGCCCTGGCCGTGGCGCGGGCCCGGCTGGCGGCCGATCTCGGCGCCGACGTCGTGGTGGCGACCACGCCCTATTACTACCTGCCAAGCGAGCGTGAGCTCGTGGCCCACTTCAGGGCGATCGTGGACGCCACTCCGCTCCCGGTCCTGCTGTACAACATCCCCCAGAACACCAAGGTGCCCATCACGCTCGCGGCCTGCCAGGAGCTGGCAGCCCACCCGCAGGTGGTCGGGCTGAAGGACTCGGCGGGAGACGTCACGGCGTTCCGCAACGCCGTGCTGGCGCTGCGCGCTGGCGGCCGCGACTTCCGCATGCTCCTGGGCACCGACCACCTGACGGACGTGGCGGTGCTGATCGGGGCGCAGGGTACGGTGCCGTCGCTGGGCAACGTGGCCGGGCGAGACCTGGTGGCAGCCTACGAGGCGGCGGTGGCCGGCGACTGGGCGCGCAGCAGACGGCATCAGGAGCGTGCAGCCGCCCTGGCCCGTCTCTACGACGTGCGGAACGAGGTTCCCCAGACCGGGATCATCGTGGGGCTGAAGTGCGCACTAACGCTGCTCGGGGTCGCTGCGGGCCCGCCGGCCCCGCCCGTGCGCCCGCCCAGCGACGACGAGACCCGCGCGGTGGAAAGCATCTTGCGCGAGGCCGGACTGCTGCGGTGA
- a CDS encoding TetR/AcrR family transcriptional regulator gives MVTRAARRPAGDVGTRERLIQAALDVFASRGYHGTTVDDIVAASRTSKGAFYHYFPSKQGIFLELLDQLAGMMEAGVEAAIAAEHGALPKVEAALRVVLEVASAHRELARILLIEAAALGPEFEQSRLGIHRRFAGLIQRHLERAVVEGAIPPQDTRVTAMAWIGAINEVLTQELAAGRDLLAALPALRTVLLRSIGAPVVERGGAEGASGDTGGAGGGVNRASGGAEGRIGDVDRASGGADGASGDVTDDDTLEHRSVPEGSGPGAAQGRDVARGRGVS, from the coding sequence ATGGTCACGCGTGCGGCGCGCCGGCCGGCCGGCGATGTCGGTACCCGGGAGCGGCTGATCCAGGCGGCCCTGGACGTGTTCGCCAGCCGGGGCTACCACGGCACCACCGTGGACGACATCGTGGCCGCGTCCCGCACGTCGAAAGGCGCCTTTTACCACTACTTTCCGAGCAAGCAGGGCATCTTCCTTGAGCTGCTGGACCAGCTGGCGGGCATGATGGAAGCCGGGGTCGAGGCGGCCATCGCCGCAGAGCACGGCGCGCTCCCCAAGGTCGAGGCGGCGTTGCGCGTGGTGCTCGAGGTAGCCTCCGCGCATCGGGAGCTCGCGCGCATCCTGCTCATCGAGGCGGCCGCGCTGGGACCGGAGTTCGAGCAGAGTCGGCTCGGGATCCACCGCCGGTTCGCGGGCCTCATCCAGCGCCACCTCGAGCGCGCCGTGGTCGAGGGAGCCATTCCCCCGCAGGATACCCGTGTGACGGCCATGGCCTGGATCGGCGCGATCAACGAAGTGCTCACCCAGGAGCTGGCAGCGGGGCGCGACCTGCTGGCGGCGTTGCCCGCGCTGCGGACAGTGCTGCTGCGCAGCATCGGGGCCCCGGTCGTGGAGCGCGGCGGCGCCGAGGGGGCGAGCGGCGACACCGGTGGGGCGGGCGGGGGCGTCAACCGGGCGAGCGGCGGCGCCGAGGGGAGGATCGGCGACGTCGACCGGGCGAGCGGCGGCGCCGATGGGGCCAGCGGTGACGTCACCGACGACGACACGCTGGAGCATCGCAGCGTCCCTGAGGGCAGCGGTCCTGGCGCGGCACAGGGCCGCGACGTCGCGCGCGGGCGCGGAGTCTCCTGA
- a CDS encoding isochorismate synthase, with amino-acid sequence MQRAHLATPSVLLLARLEDALARARSAARRSGRPVLAWASAPAPAADPVTLFARAEGLVTTRLLWARPADDLSIVGLGVAWEVVAGGDRRFATAGEAWRRCLAQSCGAGDVHGPVALGGFAFAPQVVQQPAWAAFPPGLLVVPALTVRTQGAHMEAILSVLVPPEGEEAPRRAVEQLAALLAPDDPTQPVAPPGAGPGRRTGLVGSHHTGDAPAAGTPGDVGSPRRLRQRTASLAEEHPPAAIWKALVADAAAAVQRGELRKVVLARAVTVDGIGVDATSALRRLQVGYPDCTLFAVARGDTCFLGATPERLLRVRDGMVATGALAGSAPRGTTPDDDQRRGEALLASPKDRIEHAVVVDAIREAMVAACAEVAVAAAPRLLRVSNVQHLYTPVQGRLRDRYGLLDLAGRLHPTPAVGGVPRDAALAWITAREGFERGWYAGPVGWVDATGDGELAVAIRSALLCGSRATLFAGCGIVADSDPDAEYAESCLKLRPLAEALEAPAALSGCR; translated from the coding sequence ATGCAACGCGCGCATCTCGCCACGCCCTCCGTGCTGCTGCTGGCGCGCCTGGAGGACGCGCTCGCGCGGGCCCGCAGCGCTGCCCGACGCTCCGGCCGACCGGTGCTGGCATGGGCCTCGGCGCCCGCGCCCGCCGCGGACCCGGTGACGCTCTTCGCGCGCGCCGAGGGCCTGGTGACCACACGGCTGCTGTGGGCGCGTCCGGCAGACGACCTGTCGATCGTTGGGCTGGGCGTCGCCTGGGAGGTCGTGGCAGGTGGCGACCGACGGTTCGCCACGGCGGGCGAGGCCTGGCGGCGCTGTCTCGCCCAGTCGTGCGGTGCCGGTGACGTGCACGGTCCGGTGGCTCTGGGTGGATTTGCCTTCGCGCCCCAGGTGGTACAGCAGCCCGCATGGGCGGCGTTCCCACCCGGTCTGCTCGTGGTTCCCGCGCTCACGGTGCGAACGCAGGGTGCCCATATGGAAGCGATCCTCAGCGTGCTCGTGCCACCGGAGGGGGAAGAGGCGCCGCGACGCGCGGTCGAGCAGCTTGCCGCGCTCCTTGCGCCGGACGATCCGACCCAGCCGGTAGCGCCGCCCGGGGCCGGCCCCGGCCGGCGTACTGGCCTCGTGGGATCTCACCACACGGGCGACGCGCCGGCTGCAGGAACGCCCGGGGACGTGGGCAGCCCGCGCCGGCTGAGGCAGCGGACCGCATCGCTTGCAGAAGAGCACCCGCCTGCTGCGATCTGGAAGGCGCTCGTCGCCGATGCCGCGGCAGCGGTGCAGCGTGGCGAGCTGCGCAAGGTGGTGCTGGCGCGGGCGGTGACCGTAGACGGCATCGGCGTGGACGCCACCTCGGCCCTGCGCCGTCTGCAGGTGGGCTATCCGGACTGCACGCTGTTCGCCGTGGCGCGGGGAGACACGTGCTTTCTCGGGGCGACGCCCGAGCGGTTGCTGCGCGTGCGCGATGGCATGGTGGCAACGGGCGCGCTGGCCGGATCGGCGCCCCGCGGGACAACGCCCGATGACGACCAGCGCCGTGGCGAGGCGCTGCTGGCCAGCCCGAAGGACCGGATCGAGCACGCGGTGGTCGTCGACGCGATCCGCGAGGCGATGGTCGCTGCGTGCGCCGAAGTGGCCGTAGCCGCTGCGCCGCGGCTGTTGCGCGTCTCGAACGTGCAGCACCTCTACACCCCTGTGCAGGGTCGCCTGCGCGACCGGTACGGGCTACTCGACCTGGCAGGCCGCCTGCACCCCACGCCGGCAGTGGGCGGGGTCCCACGAGACGCAGCGCTGGCCTGGATCACCGCGCGCGAGGGCTTCGAGCGGGGCTGGTACGCCGGCCCCGTCGGGTGGGTGGACGCTACGGGCGACGGGGAGCTCGCCGTCGCCATCCGCTCGGCGCTGCTGTGCGGTAGCCGCGCCACCCTGTTCGCCGGCTGCGGGATCGTGGCCGATTCGGACCCCGACGCCGAGTACGCCGAGTCGTGCCTGAAGCTGCGGCCGCTGGCCGAGGCGCTGGAGGCGCCTGCGGCGCTGTCGGGCTGTCGATGA